The Raoultibacter phocaeensis genome includes a window with the following:
- a CDS encoding LCP family protein, giving the protein MRARQASSQQAAFNQQLAQYSRTGNPNYKSRKRKTPPWKKALVVAGALILCAVFAVGAYALWFSGALNERLSMGDQTDAAVNDALTSPIAGEPFYMLLLGSDSREGSGTSGNAAESGDNQRSDVMILVRVDAKNKQVTMVSIPRDTPLSLEDGTIVKINEAYNIGGAAYSIKAVSELTGVPIAHYAEVHFSEFQELVDKLGGVEVDVPVELSYKDALTGEWITLEPGVQTIDGQQAQIFARARHEYETDQDAHRQNNIRTLLEAIITKVLEKPFYELPDTVLSLAESVGTDLNASDLVSLAMEYAGGSGSMTMYSGTGPTDGDINEAAGGIWLCYENPEGWANLMAVVESGDDPSGLDVNSTAIIPSAA; this is encoded by the coding sequence CAACAGGCTGCCTTCAACCAGCAGCTCGCCCAGTACAGCCGCACCGGCAACCCGAATTACAAGAGCCGCAAGCGGAAAACGCCCCCATGGAAGAAGGCGCTCGTCGTCGCGGGGGCTCTCATCCTGTGCGCTGTCTTCGCTGTCGGGGCTTATGCGCTTTGGTTCTCAGGGGCGCTCAACGAGAGGCTTTCCATGGGCGATCAGACCGATGCCGCGGTAAACGATGCCCTCACGTCTCCTATCGCGGGCGAGCCGTTCTACATGCTTTTACTCGGCTCCGATTCTCGAGAAGGATCAGGCACATCGGGCAATGCAGCCGAATCGGGCGATAACCAACGATCCGACGTTATGATCCTCGTTCGCGTCGATGCGAAGAACAAGCAGGTTACCATGGTGTCTATTCCGCGTGATACACCGCTTTCGCTCGAAGACGGTACTATCGTGAAAATCAACGAAGCGTACAACATCGGGGGTGCCGCATACTCGATCAAGGCTGTCTCAGAGCTCACCGGGGTACCTATTGCCCACTACGCCGAGGTGCATTTTTCGGAGTTTCAAGAGCTTGTTGATAAGCTCGGCGGTGTTGAGGTGGACGTGCCTGTCGAGCTTTCGTACAAGGATGCGCTCACGGGTGAATGGATCACGCTTGAGCCAGGCGTACAAACCATCGATGGGCAGCAAGCGCAGATATTCGCCCGCGCCCGCCATGAGTACGAGACCGATCAAGATGCTCATCGTCAAAACAACATTAGAACGTTGCTCGAGGCTATCATCACGAAGGTTCTCGAGAAGCCCTTCTACGAATTGCCCGATACCGTGCTGAGCCTTGCAGAGAGCGTGGGAACCGATCTCAACGCGTCTGACCTAGTGTCCTTGGCAATGGAGTATGCCGGAGGCTCGGGAAGTATGACCATGTACAGCGGTACAGGGCCAACTGATGGCGATATAAATGAAGCGGCGGGCGGTATTTGGCTGTGCTATGAAAACCCGGAAGGCTGGGCAAATCTCATGGCGGTCGTCGAATCGGGCGATGATCCGAGTGGACTTGATGTGAATAGTACTGCCATTATTCCTTCTGCGGCTTAG
- a CDS encoding LCP family protein → MGKAKDMKRWFKVALVALCAVCAFALAGCQQEKPEEPSDTEAMKETTADKTVGAETEPFYVLVVGNDSRTGTVEIDKGEYSDGTGRADTIMLARIDPTTYQVALVTVPRDTAVDLDGSTNKLNEVYRVKGIEGLEKEVESLTGVKIKYYFDTGFVEFENFVNALGGITANVPIDMHLQDIVSGENIELAAGSQDLNGAESLVLARVRKLYAYDLDACRQIQDRQIVEVAINKVASDPANAAAALAALSSHSKTNWPADGLTATVMNFIDHASEITFVSGTGPYSGDFDDNAGGLWLIPRDEATWSEVMRVVEEGGDPTTVVPLPTIVPVG, encoded by the coding sequence ATGGGAAAGGCAAAGGACATGAAACGCTGGTTCAAGGTAGCGCTGGTTGCTCTCTGCGCTGTATGTGCATTCGCATTGGCCGGTTGCCAGCAAGAAAAACCGGAAGAGCCAAGCGATACCGAAGCGATGAAGGAGACTACGGCTGACAAGACGGTCGGTGCCGAAACAGAGCCGTTCTACGTGCTTGTTGTCGGCAACGATTCCCGTACAGGTACGGTTGAGATTGACAAGGGCGAATACTCGGATGGCACCGGGCGCGCGGATACCATCATGCTCGCACGCATCGATCCGACTACCTACCAAGTTGCGCTCGTCACGGTGCCCCGCGATACGGCGGTTGATCTGGATGGATCGACGAACAAGCTTAATGAGGTGTACCGTGTCAAGGGTATCGAAGGGCTTGAGAAAGAGGTCGAAAGCCTGACTGGCGTGAAGATCAAGTATTACTTCGATACAGGCTTTGTCGAGTTCGAGAACTTTGTGAACGCTTTAGGTGGCATCACGGCTAACGTACCGATCGACATGCACCTGCAGGATATCGTGAGCGGCGAGAACATCGAGCTTGCTGCGGGGTCGCAGGATCTGAACGGCGCTGAATCGCTCGTGCTTGCCCGCGTACGCAAACTGTACGCATACGACCTGGATGCGTGCCGCCAGATCCAGGATCGCCAGATTGTCGAAGTGGCTATTAACAAGGTTGCCTCCGATCCCGCCAATGCGGCAGCGGCGCTTGCGGCGCTTTCCAGCCACTCGAAAACCAACTGGCCCGCCGATGGCTTGACGGCAACGGTTATGAATTTCATCGACCATGCAAGCGAAATCACGTTCGTATCGGGCACCGGTCCCTACTCGGGCGATTTCGATGACAACGCCGGCGGCCTTTGGCTGATTCCTCGCGACGAGGCAACGTGGAGCGAGGTCATGAGGGTCGTCGAAGAAGGCGGCGACCCCACCACGGTAGTGCCTCTGCCGACCATCGTGCCAGTGGGGTAA
- a CDS encoding helix-turn-helix transcriptional regulator: MKTVSIEIPAAKMSISPSLSIGFGLHWVWVYCIMFATGRVLSPAVEGLEFSPLAGFAFGVFCSICITFLAAGLFGTGFESLDRRKRAIAIATALGVAATAVRFVSLALDTYDALYAVGMAGGMLGGIATGYLLVCWGIAYRNLDSGSVALNTALGLLLAIVVYLALLALGNSLMLIVCTVLAIVGEGLLCRIAQKPLQEEAALHPFARRKERLRTYAKPSFVRFALVMLIFGFVDSILRELALSTIDAGQSLPGSLVGLFLIATGFVTLFFFVYVIMQARSSAEGTYSFATLFVVGVAVGLLFFMDTSFGFVYQFVCVVVYLLFELHVWTLLSHIAWNRHVPSSILYGFGLFFLFAGQFLSPIANGFVASLAQPLQLGSVTEPIILMLALLTAVVLLATGSARSGSLFAEDDGVAGAAADDELAHKVDTIVQRYLLTEREGEILSMLAKGRSFAKISERLYVSENTTKTHVKNIYRKTGVHSKQELMDLVDGM, translated from the coding sequence ATGAAAACAGTCTCGATTGAAATACCCGCAGCCAAGATGTCGATCAGCCCGAGTTTGAGCATCGGCTTTGGGCTCCATTGGGTATGGGTTTACTGCATCATGTTTGCAACGGGAAGAGTGCTCAGCCCAGCGGTCGAGGGCCTTGAGTTCTCACCGCTTGCCGGGTTTGCCTTTGGTGTGTTCTGCAGTATCTGCATCACCTTTCTTGCCGCTGGGTTGTTCGGAACGGGCTTCGAATCGCTTGATCGCAGAAAGCGCGCGATCGCCATCGCAACCGCACTCGGCGTTGCAGCAACCGCCGTTCGCTTCGTTTCCCTCGCACTCGATACCTACGATGCCCTGTACGCGGTCGGCATGGCGGGAGGTATGCTGGGAGGAATTGCCACCGGATATCTGCTCGTTTGCTGGGGAATTGCGTATCGAAACCTTGATAGCGGCTCAGTCGCTTTGAATACCGCGTTAGGCTTGTTGCTTGCCATCGTGGTCTATTTGGCACTCCTTGCGCTTGGAAACTCCCTGATGCTTATCGTATGCACCGTGCTTGCCATCGTCGGCGAAGGGCTTTTGTGCCGCATCGCACAAAAGCCGCTGCAGGAAGAAGCGGCGCTGCACCCGTTCGCACGCCGCAAAGAAAGGCTTCGTACATACGCCAAGCCGTCTTTCGTGCGGTTTGCCCTTGTCATGCTGATCTTTGGATTTGTGGACAGCATTTTGAGGGAGCTCGCACTGAGCACGATCGACGCGGGGCAATCGCTACCCGGTTCATTGGTGGGGCTTTTCCTCATCGCAACCGGTTTCGTTACCCTGTTTTTCTTCGTCTACGTAATCATGCAGGCGCGATCCTCTGCCGAAGGCACCTATTCGTTTGCCACCCTGTTTGTAGTCGGCGTGGCGGTGGGGCTTCTGTTCTTCATGGATACCTCGTTCGGCTTCGTCTACCAGTTCGTATGCGTAGTCGTGTACCTCTTGTTCGAGCTGCATGTATGGACGCTTCTGTCCCATATTGCCTGGAATCGCCACGTGCCTTCGAGCATCCTGTACGGTTTCGGGCTGTTTTTCTTATTCGCGGGGCAGTTCTTGAGCCCCATTGCGAACGGGTTCGTCGCCTCGCTCGCCCAACCGCTTCAATTGGGAAGCGTGACCGAACCCATCATCCTCATGCTCGCGTTGTTGACTGCGGTGGTCCTGCTTGCGACGGGATCGGCCCGAAGCGGCTCGCTGTTTGCCGAAGACGACGGTGTTGCGGGGGCGGCGGCCGATGACGAGCTTGCGCACAAGGTGGATACCATCGTGCAGAGATACCTGCTGACCGAGCGCGAAGGCGAGATACTCTCGATGCTTGCGAAGGGCCGAAGTTTTGCGAAGATCAGCGAGCGCCTCTACGTGTCCGAGAACACGACGAAGACCCACGTGAAGAACATCTACCGGAAAACCGGTGTCCACTCGAAGCAGGAGCTGATGGATCTGGTGGATGGGATGTAA
- a CDS encoding FAD-dependent oxidoreductase produces the protein MHNLDRRNFLKGALATGVLGAAGVLGGCAAGGQDKPAAANEDANVPADGASAPSYEIAETKDVDVVVVGSGNAGMAAAVEAASLGAKTLLLEKEAILGGNGNHTYGPSGFDTKYSKAAGVEYDYREAVVEDQRMFNYIPNIRYYIDMAEASSDNIDWVAEHGVPISSVVDNYKGGNPTMHYWGEDGGTIDPVRGRVGSGTVYIAGMQATAESLGVEILTSTPAVDIVMDGADVVGVVAQDSKGNYIQVNAKAVMLGTGGICASEELMTKVGRADSVVSPYTFSPGTTGDGYTLSMKAGAFDMLGSVGFIEQPAFAEMGLAEQKAREQKLDSSYSPNRNDEHPVWNILKMGKCIWVNEEGERFADESAAKPEGGIAGWATGAIMSQRKSFAIIDKAIQDMLGQDCMDLMLSANEFNTKFQADTLEDLAKAMDIDYTTLKATIDRYNEVCAAGEDVDFGKYADGLVPIGEGPYFATQLGVSPLCSIGGVRVNRQMQAADVNWNPIKGLYVIGVDSFPFYTQMYYFQLPGSAVAYELHSGLVAARHAAENLL, from the coding sequence ATGCACAATTTGGATCGAAGGAACTTCCTCAAGGGTGCGCTCGCCACCGGTGTTCTCGGAGCAGCTGGCGTTTTAGGCGGATGTGCCGCTGGGGGGCAGGACAAGCCGGCCGCTGCTAACGAAGACGCAAACGTACCTGCCGATGGTGCGAGTGCGCCGTCATACGAGATAGCGGAAACCAAAGACGTCGACGTTGTAGTCGTGGGCTCGGGCAACGCAGGCATGGCGGCTGCAGTCGAGGCGGCAAGCCTAGGCGCGAAGACGCTCTTGCTTGAGAAGGAGGCCATTCTCGGCGGCAACGGCAACCACACGTACGGACCGAGCGGCTTTGACACCAAATACAGCAAAGCAGCGGGCGTTGAATACGACTACCGCGAAGCAGTGGTGGAAGATCAGCGCATGTTCAACTACATTCCCAACATCCGCTACTACATCGACATGGCCGAAGCTTCATCGGACAACATCGACTGGGTAGCCGAGCACGGCGTTCCCATCTCAAGTGTGGTCGACAACTACAAAGGCGGCAACCCAACCATGCACTACTGGGGCGAGGATGGCGGTACGATCGACCCCGTTCGCGGCCGCGTCGGCTCGGGTACCGTGTACATTGCCGGCATGCAGGCGACGGCCGAATCGCTCGGTGTGGAAATCCTCACGAGCACGCCGGCAGTCGATATCGTCATGGATGGTGCCGACGTGGTGGGCGTCGTCGCGCAGGATTCCAAGGGCAACTACATCCAGGTGAACGCAAAGGCGGTCATGCTCGGAACGGGAGGTATCTGCGCGAGCGAGGAACTCATGACCAAGGTGGGGCGCGCCGACAGCGTGGTTTCCCCCTACACCTTCTCGCCGGGAACCACGGGCGACGGCTATACGCTTTCCATGAAAGCCGGTGCGTTCGACATGCTCGGCTCGGTCGGGTTCATCGAGCAGCCGGCGTTCGCCGAAATGGGGCTCGCTGAGCAGAAGGCACGCGAGCAGAAGCTCGATTCGTCGTACTCGCCCAATAGAAACGACGAGCATCCGGTGTGGAACATTCTCAAGATGGGCAAGTGCATCTGGGTGAACGAAGAGGGCGAGCGGTTCGCTGACGAATCGGCTGCCAAGCCTGAGGGCGGCATTGCCGGCTGGGCTACGGGCGCAATCATGTCACAGCGGAAGAGCTTTGCCATCATCGACAAGGCGATCCAGGATATGCTCGGCCAGGACTGCATGGATCTCATGCTGAGCGCCAACGAGTTCAACACCAAGTTCCAGGCCGACACCCTCGAAGACCTTGCGAAGGCCATGGATATCGACTACACGACGCTCAAAGCGACGATCGATCGGTACAACGAAGTGTGCGCTGCGGGCGAGGACGTCGACTTCGGGAAGTACGCCGACGGACTCGTGCCCATTGGCGAGGGTCCCTATTTCGCCACGCAGCTCGGCGTGAGCCCGCTCTGCTCCATCGGCGGGGTGCGCGTCAACCGTCAGATGCAGGCTGCCGACGTCAACTGGAATCCCATCAAGGGGCTCTACGTCATCGGCGTGGACAGCTTCCCGTTCTACACGCAGATGTACTACTTCCAGCTTCCCGGAAGCGCCGTCGCCTACGAGCTCCATTCCGGACTTGTGGCTGCGCGCCATGCTGCAGAAAACCTGCTGTAA
- a CDS encoding non-homologous end joining protein Ku produces MAASKKGAIAFGLVYIPVELYAATRQEEIRFNQLAKESMSRVRYVKTCPSCKGELEPEDIVKGYQYEKGKYVVVTNEELDSIKTEKDKAIAIDQFADRDEIPPIYYQKSYQVVAQDGGEKALELLRRAMVEKNKVAIGTTVMGNSEDLFALVPYGDELALITLFYESEIRDMPKTERHPEISDKELTLAENLVEQLERPFDPSEYKDTYQEKLRDLIQEKIEGKEVVAPKESGGKPSNVIDLMDALSASLKETKPKPKRSGGSRSKKAAS; encoded by the coding sequence ATGGCCGCATCGAAAAAGGGCGCTATCGCGTTCGGCCTCGTCTACATACCGGTGGAGCTGTACGCCGCAACCCGGCAAGAGGAAATCCGCTTCAACCAGCTCGCGAAAGAAAGCATGAGCCGCGTGCGGTACGTGAAAACGTGCCCGAGCTGCAAGGGCGAGCTCGAGCCCGAGGACATCGTGAAGGGGTATCAGTACGAGAAGGGCAAATACGTCGTCGTCACCAACGAAGAGCTCGACTCGATCAAAACCGAAAAAGACAAGGCCATCGCCATCGATCAGTTTGCCGACCGCGACGAGATCCCGCCTATCTACTACCAGAAATCCTACCAAGTGGTCGCACAGGACGGCGGCGAAAAGGCACTGGAACTTCTGCGCCGCGCGATGGTCGAGAAGAACAAGGTGGCCATCGGAACAACCGTGATGGGCAACTCCGAAGACCTGTTCGCGCTCGTTCCTTACGGCGACGAGCTTGCGCTGATCACGTTGTTCTACGAAAGCGAAATCCGCGACATGCCCAAAACCGAACGGCATCCCGAGATTTCCGACAAGGAGCTTACGCTCGCCGAAAATCTCGTGGAACAGCTCGAGCGGCCGTTCGACCCCTCGGAGTACAAGGATACATACCAAGAAAAGCTTCGCGACCTCATCCAGGAGAAGATCGAGGGCAAAGAGGTCGTGGCACCGAAGGAATCCGGTGGAAAGCCTTCGAACGTCATCGACCTCATGGATGCGCTTTCCGCAAGCTTGAAGGAAACGAAACCCAAGCCCAAGCGCTCAGGCGGAAGCAGGAGCAAGAAGGCGGCTTCGTAA
- a CDS encoding IS3 family transposase — MYTEREKVRYVETMWAEGLTPRAAERKWGTPSRESLRRWLEQAEEGSLPAEMPRVKGRAEHAPHSRYPEATKAEAVRLYGLGEKPAHIARRLGIAEASIISVWSRKARKSAIMSETGAEGAPREDEGAKPGMGQAAGSDDRRIEALRAELEEALFEVSVYKELMRDPKAASPASLSKRRLVGLGERLRRDCGCSLARISTFLGISKSTYLYHRARLDSPSGMTDGGFDGAVAAAFAENGGIYGYRRLKAALEAGGVRAPERRVRESMARQGLVARCSRSEKRWSSYAGEVSDAPGNLLLGEHGRHDFSADAPNELWLTDITEMRGRDGKCYLSAVVDCFDGKVVAWRASESPNAELANSTLADAIATLREGQRPVIHSDRGGHYRWKGWIALCEGAGLVRSMSRKGHSPDNAACEGFFGRAKVEAFHSLVRAGAPVAEIFEAVARYITWYNDGRLKTFRENGKKATCETIEGRRRRLGLAA, encoded by the coding sequence ATGTACACGGAAAGGGAGAAGGTCCGCTACGTCGAGACGATGTGGGCCGAGGGGCTCACGCCCCGCGCCGCCGAGCGGAAATGGGGGACCCCGTCCAGGGAGTCGCTGAGGCGGTGGCTGGAGCAGGCCGAGGAGGGCTCCCTGCCGGCGGAGATGCCCAGGGTGAAGGGGCGCGCCGAGCACGCGCCCCACTCCCGCTACCCCGAGGCCACCAAGGCGGAGGCCGTCCGCCTCTACGGCCTCGGGGAGAAGCCCGCGCACATCGCCCGCCGCCTCGGCATCGCCGAAGCGAGCATAATATCGGTCTGGAGCAGGAAGGCCCGCAAAAGCGCTATCATGTCCGAGACCGGCGCGGAGGGCGCGCCGCGCGAGGACGAGGGGGCGAAGCCGGGCATGGGGCAGGCGGCGGGATCGGACGACAGGCGGATCGAGGCCCTCCGGGCCGAGCTCGAGGAGGCGCTCTTCGAGGTGAGCGTCTACAAGGAGCTGATGCGCGACCCAAAAGCCGCAAGCCCGGCGAGCCTGTCGAAGAGGCGGCTCGTCGGGTTAGGCGAGAGGCTGAGGCGGGACTGCGGGTGCTCCCTGGCCCGGATCTCGACGTTCTTGGGAATCTCGAAGAGCACCTACCTCTACCACCGGGCGAGGCTCGATAGCCCGTCCGGCATGACGGACGGGGGCTTCGACGGGGCCGTGGCCGCGGCCTTCGCGGAGAACGGCGGGATCTACGGCTACCGCCGCCTCAAGGCGGCGCTGGAGGCCGGCGGCGTCCGCGCGCCCGAGCGCAGGGTGCGCGAGTCGATGGCGCGCCAGGGGCTCGTCGCCCGGTGCTCCAGGTCGGAGAAGAGATGGAGCTCGTACGCGGGCGAGGTGTCGGACGCGCCCGGGAACCTGCTGCTCGGCGAGCACGGGAGGCACGACTTCTCGGCGGACGCGCCCAACGAGCTGTGGCTCACCGACATCACCGAGATGCGGGGGCGCGACGGCAAGTGCTACCTGTCCGCCGTCGTCGACTGCTTCGACGGCAAGGTCGTCGCCTGGCGCGCCTCGGAGAGCCCCAACGCCGAGCTCGCGAACTCCACGCTCGCCGACGCGATAGCGACGCTTCGGGAGGGCCAGCGTCCCGTCATCCACTCCGACCGCGGCGGGCACTACCGCTGGAAGGGGTGGATCGCGCTGTGCGAGGGGGCCGGCCTCGTGCGCTCGATGTCGCGCAAGGGGCACAGCCCCGACAACGCGGCGTGCGAGGGCTTCTTCGGCCGGGCGAAGGTCGAGGCGTTCCATTCGCTCGTGCGCGCGGGGGCGCCCGTCGCCGAGATATTCGAGGCCGTCGCGCGCTACATCACGTGGTACAATGACGGCCGCCTCAAGACGTTCAGGGAGAACGGGAAGAAGGCCACCTGCGAGACCATCGAGGGCCGCCGCAGGAGGCTCGGGCTGGCGGCCTGA
- a CDS encoding MerR family transcriptional regulator, producing the protein MLTIGEFSRTCFVTKKTLRHYDDIGLLRPAHVAENGYRYYTVGQIRTMRLILRLKAYGFSLPEIAAHLANPDSTALSQKLVEKQRLMESERDQTERVLRRMEQDIEKLERNVDIMEQNITVTTVEREPQTIFGIRKNISVQDFQELFGELYAAAGKKGLQPLGGPMAFYHDEDFNAEHTDIEVALPVAAGTPGSRELAGGLHACSTLVGPYDSDAFTAIYAGLMQWIDENGYHVANSPFDSYVKGGPEVDPKDYVTEVYFPIAK; encoded by the coding sequence ATGTTGACAATCGGAGAGTTCTCCCGGACTTGTTTTGTAACGAAGAAAACCCTGCGCCATTACGACGACATCGGGCTTTTGCGGCCTGCCCACGTTGCCGAGAACGGGTATCGCTATTACACAGTCGGCCAAATCCGCACGATGCGCTTGATCCTTCGGCTCAAGGCATACGGGTTCTCGCTGCCTGAAATCGCTGCGCACTTGGCCAATCCCGATAGTACTGCCCTTTCCCAAAAGCTCGTTGAAAAGCAGCGCCTCATGGAAAGCGAACGCGACCAAACCGAACGCGTGCTGCGTCGTATGGAGCAGGACATTGAAAAACTCGAAAGGAATGTAGATATCATGGAACAGAACATCACGGTAACCACCGTCGAACGCGAACCGCAAACCATCTTCGGCATTCGCAAGAACATCAGCGTGCAAGATTTTCAGGAGTTGTTCGGCGAACTGTATGCCGCAGCAGGGAAGAAGGGCCTCCAGCCGCTCGGAGGTCCGATGGCCTTTTATCACGACGAGGATTTCAACGCTGAGCACACCGATATTGAAGTTGCCCTTCCCGTGGCTGCGGGCACGCCGGGTTCTCGCGAGCTCGCTGGTGGCTTGCATGCGTGCTCGACGCTCGTCGGACCCTACGATTCGGATGCGTTCACGGCAATCTATGCAGGTCTTATGCAATGGATCGACGAGAACGGCTATCACGTTGCCAACAGTCCGTTCGACTCGTATGTGAAAGGCGGCCCCGAAGTCGATCCGAAGGATTACGTCACCGAGGTGTACTTCCCCATCGCGAAATAG